Below is a genomic region from Telmatobacter sp. DSM 110680.
GGATACGGACATGATGGCAAAACGGAATGGCAAAAGGGTCGGGTACGTCCGAGTGAGTAGCATCGACCAGAACACGATCCGCCAACTCGACGGCGTTCAGCTTGACAAGGTGTTCACGGATAAAGCCAGTGGCAAGGACACGAATAGACCTCAGCTAAAGGCCCTAATGGACTTTCTGAGAGCAGATGACATTTTGGTGGTTCACAGCATGGACAGGCTGGCTCGGAACATCAGTGACCTGCTCAGGATTGTCCAAACGCTGAACGAACGTGGAGTGGTCGTTCGGTTCGAAAAGGAGTCGCTGACCTTTTCAGGAGATGATTCGGCAATGTCCAAGTTGATGCTGACGATCATGGGAGGCGTAGCTGAGTTCGAGAGAGAAATGATAAAAGAGCGTCAACGTGAAGGTATCGCCAAAGCAAAACAGGCCGGTAAATATACCGGGAGAAAATCTACTTTCAAAACTGCTCAGATTCAGTCGATTCGTGAGCGGGCGTTGGCTGGTGAGCACAAGGCGGCACTGGCACGGGAATTTGGTGTAACGAGGCAGACGATCTACAACATATTGGCGGCGTAGCGAGTGGAACGGAACCTTGGCCTCAATCAATAGGCTCCGTGGGCGTGTATGTCTCACTGGCTCACGCTTAGGGTCTGCTCACCAATTCGATGGATAAAGCTTTACTCGGAAGGCGCTGCTTTTGGAGTCGTGCGCACCCACATAATTGAGACTTCCATCGGCATTGATCACTACAAATATATCTGGTTCAGTTTTGACAGCTTCGTTTGGCCAGATTGTTTCGTTGGCAAACTGGATTTTGTAGCAGTAATCAAGTTGTTGCCACGAAGCAGCAAAGTTTGATGCTAACTCTCTAAGGGCTTCTTTATTTTTGTCGGCGGCCTCCCCCATAGTCACTCCAGCTTGATATTCCTTTTGCGCGGTTTCGACATTCCCGTCCGATGATGCGTAAGAGGCCCCTTTGTATTCATTCAATGCGATGTCGTTATGGGCTAAGAAATTGCTGAGGGCATTATCCATATCAACCAGCAATCCATTCATACGATGTCCAATTTCTGTATCGGGATCGAATGTATCAATATCGTTTGTCGTCTGATGCCCCCGAGCTGAGTTGTCGGCATCCTTCTTCATCGCTTCTTTCTTCATCTCCTCAATCGTGGCGGCATCCAAGGTCGGATTTTGCCTTATGGCCTCAAGTGTGGCTGCCATGTTCTCACCTGTCGGCGGCGGAGGCACGTCAAACTGGCTCTTGAAATGAATGCTCGGAACATCGCATGGCTTATCACTTTGCTTCGGGGTGTCTACGCCGATGCCAGCTTGAACTCCGTCTCCCATTTGTTGAGTCGGCTTCGGGTCGTTTAGCACCTGCCTCATTTGTATCTGCTTCGACGTGCCGCCATTGTCGAGCGTGATGTAAACGACAATTACGGCGATCAGCACCAGCACACCGACTAAGAGAATAATTGCCCTGTTATCTGCGGCTACGCTTTTTTCCAGTAATCTGCCACAGCTCGGACAGACATCTTCGCCCGAAAGGTAGGCGTCTTTGCAATTTGAACATTTTCCTGTGGAACCACTTATAGAAGGGGCAAGAGCAGACGACCGTCCTTCCAACTTTCTTCTCTCTAACACTCCACCCGAAACGGGGATGAGAATGAGAAGACCGAACCAACCTAGGACGGTCCAACCACTGAAAGCGTTGATGGCTAGAATCCACCACCGCCACGGATGTCTTATCTTGAATGCCACCATCGAGGGAATGAGATAGGCCGCCAAACCCACACCCGCAAGCACGATCCACATTAGAACCAAGTACCAAAGCATTTTCTCAATTGCCTCCCGCTGAGAATGCGTGCAATCCTCGACAACTGAACATGTAGCCTATAGGCAATGTTGTATCCCATAGTATACGGGCGATGCTGATGGGTGCGGAAAAACGTTCGTCAGCGATTCGGAGACAGAATCAAATCTCTGCGACAGGAGAGAGAATGGTCGCAAGAAGACCTTGCTGACAAGGCCGGGATTGGGCGTGTCTTCATCTCTCAACTCGAAAATGGTCACAAAGAAGCATGTTTGGGAATTATTGAAACGCTGGCGGATAGTTTCTCCATCACTATCTCTGACCTGATGAAGCAGGTTTAGAAACTTTTTGCTCTTTCCGTTGCTCCATTTCCATATCAGAAAAGACGGTCTTGCTTGGCAATTGTGGCCGTATCCTTTGCCGCTTTTTTGAATGCGGAAGGGTCAATGAGCGGGATGTCAGGGCGCTTTCCAGCGAACAATTCTTCAATGGTCAGAATTTGGATCTTCGGGAATTTTTGATACGGCATCTCGTAGAA
It encodes:
- a CDS encoding recombinase family protein, which gives rise to MAKRNGKRVGYVRVSSIDQNTIRQLDGVQLDKVFTDKASGKDTNRPQLKALMDFLRADDILVVHSMDRLARNISDLLRIVQTLNERGVVVRFEKESLTFSGDDSAMSKLMLTIMGGVAEFEREMIKERQREGIAKAKQAGKYTGRKSTFKTAQIQSIRERALAGEHKAALAREFGVTRQTIYNILAA
- a CDS encoding superinfection immunity protein, which encodes MLWYLVLMWIVLAGVGLAAYLIPSMVAFKIRHPWRWWILAINAFSGWTVLGWFGLLILIPVSGGVLERRKLEGRSSALAPSISGSTGKCSNCKDAYLSGEDVCPSCGRLLEKSVAADNRAIILLVGVLVLIAVIVVYITLDNGGTSKQIQMRQVLNDPKPTQQMGDGVQAGIGVDTPKQSDKPCDVPSIHFKSQFDVPPPPTGENMAATLEAIRQNPTLDAATIEEMKKEAMKKDADNSARGHQTTNDIDTFDPDTEIGHRMNGLLVDMDNALSNFLAHNDIALNEYKGASYASSDGNVETAQKEYQAGVTMGEAADKNKEALRELASNFAASWQQLDYCYKIQFANETIWPNEAVKTEPDIFVVINADGSLNYVGAHDSKSSAFRVKLYPSNW